The sequence GCTTTTTTTGCAGGCGGTTCACTATtagtaaatcccaattccttagaAGTGCTTGGATTTGCTATTATTCCTTGAGGCTTACGGTTTCTGTGTTGTTCTGAAAGAGCAAGTCCCagtgttttcaaaaagaaacgtCTGTTTCTGAACTGTGTGGGAGGATTTTTCGTGGACATCAACAAAATCCTAGAATTAATACCGGCCACATTCAAAATTGGAAACAGAATAACCATTGGCCAGCGATTTAATACTCTTGCAGTAGTGTATGCTGCAGCCATTTCATCGACAACATCCACAGCACCTTTCGTAAGATTATAAAACGTAATTATATCTGGTTTCTTCAATTCCATGGTAGTTTCATTTCCATTCCATTGTGGACGACATAACTacattcttgttcttttttgCAGAATACGAAACAATTGTAGTTTCTTTTTGAAACCCTTGAAAGAATGTGGCCTTGGATACAGCAACATGAAATTCTGGCCTAATCCGAAAAAACAGGAAGTAACCAAAATGCTGAATGAAAATGGATCGGGCATGTCATACCCagtgcgagtgctcgcgggttaagGAATTCTTGAAGAAAgtgtagtatttatattttaaaatatttaattgcatgctTAATAATCACaatgtttcaaaatgataataatagtaCACAAATTGATAGAGGATTTATGACATATTTTGGATACATCAGTcgtttaatggaaaaaaaaattagtgatatatataatttgcaactGTGCTCTTTCATcgtatttgtttaaaatggtcATCGAAAAAATgacacatttcattttatttgtacatatttctaataaaaatcccttgcaaatgtttctaattaaaagaaaaataatttttgaaattatgaatttaattatggtGCATATTTTTACTCTACTTATGATAAACTATTTTCAGAAGTTTTGCAATAATGAACatagaaaaatttgttaataGTTGATTTTAAAATGCAGTATGAATATTGCACATAATGTATTCCTTATTTGTATTGGTCAAAAAGATTATTGAttgtaagttttttttcaaactatataatttttgCGATGATTTTAATAATGACTGGGAACAATAATGTAATGACGTAATTAAATTTCGCTCTCAAATCAAATTATTCTCAACAATGGGCTACCATAAGATGCAGTTTAATCAGCTATTGAGAGCTTCAGATACTCATTTAAAACATAAGTGCCAAAAACTAATTCCTAAATCTTAATCTCCATGCTCAAACATGCTATTTAGTTACTGTATTGCAAAagtcaatgaaaatttaaagtaaatttcatttctcaaagATAATGCTTTAAgctaatatactatatataaattgcaataagtgtactaaaaattatttgtgagTATTCTGTAAGGCAGATTGTTGGCCCTAGAACTATCAAACTTGGCACCTTGTTATTTCATGAATAGGTGTTCTTtaagaattgatttttcaaaC comes from Argiope bruennichi chromosome 2, qqArgBrue1.1, whole genome shotgun sequence and encodes:
- the LOC129962294 gene encoding uncharacterized protein LOC129962294 — translated: MELKKPDIITFYNLTKGAVDVVDEMAAAYTTARVLNRWPMVILFPILNVAGINSRILLMSTKNPPTQFRNRRFFLKTLGLALSEQHRNRKPQGIIANPSTSKELGFTNSEPPAKKAQRKL